ACGAAGGGGGTTTGGCGGGATGGTCCTCGACGATGTGTCGAGGGCATCACCATTGCGTGGTCCGTTCGTGGTGCTCGGCACCACCGTATAACCGAACGGGTGGCACCGAACTACCAAGGCTAACATCAGATTCCATCTGTACGGCGGACCGCAGGGGTGGAATCCTCATGGCTTCGGACTTGGACGTTGCACGTTCGTTGGCTTAAGGCCGTCGGTTCGTGCTCGGTCGAGTGGTCCCGAAGGACCGTGTCCGAGTGTGCGCCGGGATTGAACCGTCGCACGGTCGCGGTGTGTCGTTCGCATTCTTCCGAAATGGACTCGAACACTTAAGGGCGTCGTCTCGCGTTTGTCGTGAGAGTGCGAGGCACTCCCCCGACGGGAGACGAGGCGGTTCAAGCTGACTCGGAAGGTGGCGCTCCGGACCTCGGTGGCCCGGGGCGCCCCGCGTATTTCTACGAATGGCCGGGTTGTACTTAACCTCGTTGATTCGGGACGATCTCCAAAAAATAGTGAGATATTGGTGGTATTGTGTAACGAAGACGCGCTATAGCTCGCCTCGAACGACATCCGAACAGATTATATACCGCTCGGGATGCCAACGTACGCGGGCGAACGCGCGAAACGAGCAGTGGTATAAGTGCCGAAGGCCGGTTAGGTCCGTGTGACAACGGGTCGCTTTATAAGCTAGGGGAGAGACGTTTGCAGCGAACAATGAGTGCGCCGGCAGACTCCATCGAGATTCAGAACGTAGTCGCATCGACCGGAATCGGACAGGAACTCGACCTCGAAGCACTCGCGGACGACCTCCCCGGTGCCGACTTCAACCCCGACAACTTCCCCGGTCTGGTCTACCGGACGCAGGACCCGAAGGCGGCCGCCCTCATCTTTCGGTCCGGAAAGATCGTCTGCACGGGCGCGAAGAGCATCGACGACGTCCACGAGGCACTGGGCATCATCTTCGACAAACTCCGCGGGCTGAACATCCCCGTCGACGAGGACCCCGAGATAACCGTTCAGAACATCGTCTCCAGCGCGGACCTCGGACACAACCTCAACCTGAACGCTCTCGCAATCGGCCTCGGCCTCGAAGACGTCGAGTACGAACCGGAGCAGTTCCCCGGTCTCGTCTACCGGATGGACGAACCCGAAGTCGTCATCCTCCTGTTCGGTTCCGGTAAGATAGTCATCACGGGCGGAAAACAGACCGACGACGCCGAGACGGCCGTCGTCGAAATCGTAAAGCGCATCGACAACCTCGGACTGCTCGACTGACTGCCAGGTTCGAGGGGGCCGAGCAGTCCAAAGCGTGATAGCACCGGCCAAGCAAGTAGTCGAGTATGAGTGCACGCGATGAGATAGCGTTTCTCGTCGGATCTGAGAGTCGGGTCGCGATTCTGCGGGCCCTTCGGAAACACCCTCACCGACCGAGCGAGTTGGGGACGGAGTGTTCGTGCGCGCGCGAGACGGCGCAACGGACGGTGAGCGCCTTCGTCGAACGCGGATGGGCCGAAAAGGAGACCGAGGACGGGCGGTACGCGCTGACGGCCGCGGGGGATATGGTCGCGGACGGATACGAGGAGTTCGAGGCGACGGTCGCCGTCGCCGACCGGTTCTCGGTGCTACTCGCCAATGTGGGCAGCGTCGTCGCCGACCTCGACCCCGTCGTTCTCCGCCGACTCCACGGGACGGCGGCGACGTCTGACAACCCGCACGCGCCTATCAACCGATTTCTGACCGTCACCGGGAGCGAGTACGTCGACGAGTTCCGCGGAATCACGCCCATCGTCAGCCGCATCTTCAACGAGGCGGCCGAGCGCATCATCGGCCCCGAGTCGAGCGTCCAACTCGTCATCGACGAACGCGTCTTCGAGACGTCCGCGTCGGAGTATCCCGACGACCTCGCCCGCGCCTACGAACTCGACCAGTTCCAACTGTTCGTCTCGCCGAGGCGATTGGAGTTCGGACTCATGCTGGTGGACGGCCACGCGTACCTCGCCGCGTACGACGAGCAGGGCAACCTCATCGCCAGCGTCGACGGCACCGACGAGGAGTTCGTCGACTGGGCCGAACGGACGTACGCCCGCTACCGGACCGACTCGTACACCCCCTCGGTGGGCGACGAGACGAACGGCGAGACGGCGAAGAACCCCTTCGAGCCGGACGGTGCGTGAGCCGCCCGGTCACTCGTGACCGTTCCAATCACTTCTGAACGTGGGAAGATATAAGTTCCCGCTCGTGAACTATCAGATGCGGTTGCGTCGATGTCGATCCCGACGCTCGGACCCCGCTTCGCTTCGGCCCGACACCGCCCGGCGGCCAGTGAGCGCGTTCGGCTGAGCACTCGTGCCTCGTGCCCTTCGGACGACTCACGTTCCGACGTTTTCGGTCAGTACGTCCCTGACGACTTGCGGGTCTTCGAGCAGTTGGTGTTTCGTGTAACTCCCCTCGGCGCTCCCGCCGCTGTGTTTCGACTGCTCGATGATGTCGAGGAACGCGTGTTCTTTCAGCAGGTCGCGGACCCGCCTGAGCGACAGGCTGTCGGAGCCCTGACCCGTGCAGATGTTTTCGTACACCTCGTAGACACGACTGGTCCGGAAGCCGTCCTTGCGGTCGTTCGAGAGCGACAGCATCGCGAGGGCTTGGAGGACGTACCGGGAGTGCGGCGTCGACCCGCGGATGAGTTCCCGGAAGCGGTCGGTTTCGGCCCGTTCGCGGGCCTGCGTAACGAACTCCTCGCGAACGGTCGAGGCGGCCGTCGACTGCGCTATCTCGCCGGCGTAGCGGAGGATGTCGATGGCCTTCCGAGCGTCGCCGTGTTCCCGCGCGGCCAGCGCCGCGGCCCGCGGAATCGTCGACGCGTCCAGCACGCCGTCGCGGAAGGCGTCGCTGCGGGCCTGCATGATGTCACGGAGTTGGTTCGCGTCGTACGGCGGGAAGACGAACTCGCGTTCGCAGAGACTGGATTTGACCCGTTCGTCCATCCGGTCTTTGTACTGTATCTTGTTGCTGATTCCGATGACGCCCAGTTTGCACTGGTCTATCTTACCGGCCTCGCCCGCCCGCGAGAGCTGCATCAGGATGTCGTCGTCGTTCAACTTGTCTATCTCGTCGAGGATGATGAGAACGACGTCGTACTGCGCGTCGAGGATGCGCCAGAGGCGTTTGTAGTATGTCGACGTGCTGAGACCTTTGTCGGGGACCTTGATTCCGGTCACCTCCGACCGGTTGACGCTGTCGGCGATGGTCTGGACCGCTTGGGTCTCGGTCGTGTCCTGCGCGCAGTCCACGTAGGCGAAGGTCGCTTTCACCGCCTCCTCGCTCGCGGTTTCGACGAGGCGCTGTGAGACGTACTTCGCGCAGAGCGACTTTCCGGTACCCGTCTTTCCGTAGATGAGGACGTTGCTCGGACTCTGCCCGAAGATGGCGGGGTTGACCGCCGTCGCGAGGTTGGATATCTCGTCGTCGCGGCCGACGATGCGGCCCTCGCCCGGCAGGTGGTTTATCTCGAGGAGTTCCTTGTTGGCGAAGATGGGGTCCTCCCGAGTGAAGAGGTCGTCGCTGGCGTTCGGCATACTACAGGACACCACGTTTCCGGTGAAATGGCTTGTCATCTTCAGGTCCGACACACACACCGGGTTTCCGGTGAACGGCCCCACACCCGGGGGTAGGTCCAGTCGAAACGGGGGAAGAGGTTCACCGGAAACCCGGTGTGTTCGGCGGCGTCCTCGCTCTCCGTGGAGGGACGAAGAGGGGGAATCGTCGCGGAGAAGGTAGCGAAGGTATCGGGGCGAGTGAAGCGCTCGGGACTCCACGAGAAGCCGCGTGACCGCAAGAGAAGCCGCGTGACGACGAGAGAAGAGTCGAACCGGAACTCGAAGGAAGCAGTCATCTCGGACGAGAGCCGAGTCGACGACACCCTCGTGGACCGGATGCGCGAGCGGTAAGTCCTCCCCAGTCGGACGCGGCGAACGAAATCGAGCGTCTCACTCGCCGAGTCGGTGAACGCCTTCCCTTCTCCTGTAGTCGGTTCGAGTATCGAACCTCTAATCTCTTGCGAGTGTATCAATGGACGTTTACACTAAACAACTATTTAATAGTTGTTATAGTAGTCGTTCTAGATGCCGGTGGTGGCCTCCGCCACGTGTGACCCCTGATGGTAAAATCGGGAGAAAAAGGACGATTAGGGGAGTCGGGAGTTGTCCGGGCGTCCCGGACCGATCGGGTCCACGACGGAGTACCGTCACCGTTCGAGCCGAACCGTTTCACCGGAAACCCGGTGTGACCACGACTCACACGAGGTCTGAGCTATCTGCCTCTCCGTAGCTGTCATCCCGTCGAACGGGGAAATACACCGGAAATGGGGTGCGAACCACGGGTTCGAGAAATTCCCCGTTGCTCGCAGATTGGCCTCCCCGTGACCCTCGCCTCCCGTCGACCCGATTCACCGGAAACCCGGTGTGTCCGCGTCTCACGGAACCCCGCCGTCGCTTCGCGTCGTCTCACCGGAAATCCGGTGTGTCTCCGCCACCACCCGTCCGCAGTCGACGGGTCCGTCACCCCGAGACCGCCCGCGCCGTTTCACCGGAAACACGGTGTCCGCCCGCGCGTCGGACTCCCGTCCGCCCTCTCGGTTCGACCGTCGCCCTAGGTCGGTGTGGGAGACACTCGTTCACCGGAAACCCGGTGTGTCTCTCCGAGACGGCCGAGGAGCGCCGCGTCGCTCCCGACGGGAGACTACCCGGCCGGCGGCGCGCGTCCGTCAGTTCGATAAGGGGTCCCGCCCTACGGTCGGTGATGACGTCTTCGGTGCTTCGCCGAACGGGGCGCGGGGTCCGACGGGTCGGGTCCCGACTCACCGCACCGTTTCGGCGAATCGTACACGCGGTTCGACCGTCCGACGACGCCTCCGACGACGACGGCTGGCGACTCGCGGACCTCCGACAGACCGAGACGCGGTGGCGGCGAGGCGACGAGACGGTTCGCTGTTTCCGCTTCGACGACGGCTACGTCTCCACCGTCGAGTACGGGTCGCGCGACGTGACCTGGCAGTTGACGCCCGGACAGGTCCCCCTCGCGAGCGCGCTGGCGATGACGGCGCTGTACCTCCAGCACGGGACGACTCCGCAGTCGGACCCGGACGGTCGCCCGTTCGTCGCCGTCGGCGAGTCGGGACCGCGGCAGGTGTTCGAGGAGATAGCCGACGAACCCGTCGACTACGTCTACCTCGACGCCGTCCGGACGCTGGAGGAGTTCCCCGCGTTCGTCGAAGTCGGAGAGGACCTCCGGGCCGTCTACGACCAGATGTCGCCGGCGCGGTTCAACACGCTCGGCTGACGCCGGTCGGCCGAGACAGAATCCGCGGCGTTCCGAACTCGCTTTTCGCCGTCTCGACCGCCCTCTGTCGCGCCGAACTCGCTTCCTCGACGGACTTCTCCGCAGCGCAAGCCGTTTCCCCGCCGCGCCCCAGACGTGAGACGATGACCGAGGACGACGCCGGCGACACCGGCGACGCCGATGCCGACGCCGACGTTGACGCCCGCGCTGGGAACGACTCCGCGCCCGGTGCCGACGGCGCCGACGGCTCCGACGCTCCTTCGACGCTCTCCGAGATGCGGTCGCAGGAGTCCAACACCGGTGTCCGCGACGAGGCCGACGAAGCGACCGCCGGCGACGCGGCCGCGGACGACCACGACCGAGACGCGACTCCGGACGACCCCGGCGAGGCTGTCGAACCGGCGGACGACGCGGCGCCCGCAACGTCGGCCGAACTCGTCGACGTCTCCGTCGACGGCTTCTACGACGCTTTGGAGGCCGAGGGTCGCCCCGTCGTGACCGCCCAGCAGGCGAGCCGACGGCTGGGCCTCACGCAGTCGGAGGCGTCCGAAGCCCTCGACCGGTTGGCCCGCGAGGGGGCGGTCCAGCGGATGAACGTCGAGGCGGACCCGGTGGTCTACTACCCGACCGAGTGGGGGAAACTGGCCGAACGCGAACGCGTCGTCCTGTTCCCGGAGCGCCGCGAGATAGTCGTCGACCACCCGACACAGTACACACGCGCGCGACTCGCCCAGTTCGCCCACCTCGTCGACTCCACGGGCGACCGGAACACCGGCACTCGGGGCTACCTCTACAAGATTCGACAAGAAGACGTCTGGCAGGCGCCGTTCGAGTCGCTGGAGGACTTACTGCGGATGATGCGCTCGGTGCTCCCCCGCCGGTCGCCGCACCTCGAACAGTGGGTCGAGAACCAGTGGAAGCGCGCGAACCAGTTCCGCCTCTACACCCACGAGGACGACTACGTGGTGCTCGAAGCCGCCTCCGAGAGCCTGATGGGCAACGTGGGGCGGCAGAAACTCGACGAGGAACACCTCGTCGCGCCCATCTCCGACACCGAGAGCTGGGTCCGCGACGGCAAGGAGTCGCACATCAAGCGCATCCTCTACGAGGCGGGCTACCCGGTGAAAGACGACCGCGACTTGGAGACGGGGGCGCCCCTCGACGTGGACCTCCGCGTGGAACTCCGCGACTACCAGCAGGACTGGGTCGACCGCTTCACAACGCAGAAGGCGGGCGTCCTCGTCGGTCCGCCCGGGGCGGGCAAGACCGTGACCGGCATCGGCGTCCTCGGGGCCGTCGGCGGCGAGACGCTCATCCTCGTCCCCTCGCGCGAACTCGCCGCGCAGTGGCGCTCGGAACTGCTCAGACACACCTCCTTGGAGGAGGACCAAATCGGCGAGTACCACGGCGGGGAAAAGCAGGTCCGACCGGTCACCATCGCCACCTACCAGACGGCCGGGATGGACCGCCACCGTTCGCTGTTCGACGACCGCGAGTGGGGCCTCATCGTCTACGACGAAGTGCACCACGTCCCCTCGCGCATCTACCGCCGGAGCGCGGACCTGCAGGCGAAACACCGACTCGGCCTCTCCGCGACGCCCATCCGCGAGGACGACAAGGAGAAGGAGATATTCACGCTCATCGGCCCGCCCATCGGCACCGACTGGTCGAAACTGTTCGACGCGGGCTACGTCCAAGAGCCCGAAGTCGAAATCCGCTACGTGCCGTGGGCGGACGACACCGCCCGCAACGAGTGGTCCAGCGCGGACGGGCGCGAGAAACACCAACTCGCGGCGATGAACCCGCAGAAGGTGGCCGAGACGCGCCGTCTCCTGCGCCAACACCCCGAGTCGAAGGCGCTCGTCTTCGTCGACTACCTCGACCAGGGCGAGGCCATCGCGGAGGCGTTGGACGTCCCCTTCATCAGCGGCGAGATGCGCCACCACCACCGCGAACGCCTGTTTCGGCAGTTCCGAGAGGGGGAGCTCAGAACGCTCGTCATCTCCCGCGTCGGCGACGAGGGTATCGACCTCCCGAACGCCGAACTCGCCGTCGTGGCCTCGGGTCTCGGCGGGTCACGCCGACAGGGCGCCCAGCGCGCGGGGCGGACGATGCGCCCCGCGGGCAACGCTCTCGTCTACGTGCTCGCCACGCGCGGGACGAGCGAGGAGGACTTCGCGCAGCGACAGATGCGCCACCTCGCGGAGAAGGGCGTCCGCGTCACCGAGAGCGACCTGAGCGACTGACGAGCGACGACGGACGAGACGACTGACTATGGACCACGCTCTCGGCTCCCCCCATTCCTCCCGAACGGATGCCGTTAAGTCCGGACCGCCCGTCGTCCGGTGCAGACGCGCGCGTCGTCGCCCCGTCTCGCCGCGCCCCGCCGGACGGCGACGCGTTCCCAACCGATGACCCCCGCACCCGAATCCGACTCCAACCTCGACGAGGACCGACTCGACGCCTGCGAGACACTCCTCGACCGGTACCGCGCCGCCCTCCGCGACCGCTCGGACGACCCTCCGGTGGCCGAGGCCCGCGAGTCGTGGCGGGCGTTCGTCGGCGAGCACCACGGTCCGGTGTTCGACCGACTGGCGGACGAATCGACCTCCGGTTCGCGGTCCGCGACCGAACCGCTGTCGCCCCCGGACGACGCCGACGATGTCGCCCGCGAGGTGTTCGTCCGGACGCTCTCGTTCGATTTCCTGCTCTCGACGCTCTCGGCCGCCGCCGAACGCGAGTTCTCGGTCGCGGTGACTCCCCCTCGTTCGTCCGCTTCCGACGGCGACGGCGGTCGTTCCGATTCCACCCCCGACCTCCTCGCCGCGTTCGACGCCGTCCACGGGACGGTCCGTCCCGACCTCTCGTCCGCGGTTCGGACCGCCGCGGCCGACGCGGCGGGCGCGTTCGTCCGCGAGTCGGACCCGACGGCCGTCGCCGAACTCCACCGGCGGACCGTCCCGCGCCCCGTCCGGCGCGTCTTCGGCCGCTACGACACCCCCGCCGGACTGGCCGAACTGGCGGTCGAGAGCGTCCGCGCCGACGAAACCGATGCGTTCCGCGACGCCCTCGTCCTCGACCCGGGGTGCGGCGCGGGCGCGTTCCTCGCCGCCGCGGCGCGGGCGAAATTCGACTCCGCAGACGCCGACGCCGACGCGAACCCCTCCGCCCTCGCCGCACACGTCGCCGAGTCGGTCCGCGGGTTCGACGTGAACCCGGTCGCCGTCCGCGCCTCCCGCCTCGCACTGGTCCTCGCGTGTCGTCCCCTCCTCCGCCGCGACGGCGTCGAAGCGTTCGCGCCGCGGGTCGCCCTCGCGGACGCGACGGAGACGACGGCCGAAGACGCACCCCTGAGCGGTGCGCGCGCGGACGTCCTCCTCGGCAACCCGCCGTGGCTGACGTGGGACTCGCTGACGCCGCGGGTGAAAGAGCGCTGGCGCGAGGGGCCGATGGCCGACCCGGCTCTCGACCTGTTTCCTCATCGGGGGCGGGAGGCCCGCCTCGGGCACGCGAACGACGACCTCTCCGTCCCGTACGTCTGGACCTGTCTCCACCGCCTCCTCCGCGACGGCGGCCGCGCGGCGTTCGTCCTCAAGCGAGACCTGATGACCGGACCGGCGGGCGAACTCCTGCGCCGGCGCCGCGTCGGCGACCGCTCGCTGGCGATGCGCCGCGTCCACGACTTCGGGTCGCTGTCGCCGTTCGGCCGCGAGGTCGACGCCGGAACCGCGCTGTACCGTCTGGACGTGGGCGGCGCGGGGAGCGCCGACACGCCCGACGACTCCGCGGCCGAGAAATCCGCCGCCGACAACCCCGGTACCGACGTCGAGATTCCGGCGACGAGGTGGTCGCGCGCCGACGCGCGACCCGACGACGCGCGGTCCGCCGACGTCGCGCCCGCGTTCGGATCGCTGTCGGACCTCCGGCGGACCCTCGCCGCCGAGGAGACGGCGTTCGTCGCTGCCGACCCGACGACCGAGGCGTCGCCGTGGATTCGCGCGGACGCCGAACGCGGGGCGCTCGGTCCCTCCGAGTACCGCATCCGTCACGGCGTCAAGGACGACGCGAAGGCGGTGTACGCGCTGGACCGCGAGACCATCGAGGCGAACGACATCGAACCCGACCACGTCTACCCCTACCTGAAATCCAAGCACGTCGTGAAGTACGGCCTGTTCGGCCACGATAGACTCCTCGTCCCCCAGCGACTCGCCGGCGAGAACAACGAGGCGGCCCTCCGCCGCGAGGCGCCGAACACGTACGCCTACCTCGACGCGAACCGCGAGCGACTGGAGTCCCGCGGGTCGTCGTGGTTCGACGGCGGGCCGTTCTACTCGCTGTTCGGCCTCGGGCCGTACACGTGGGCCGACTACAAGGTCGTCTGGTGTCGCCTCGGCTACAAACCTCACTTCGCGGTCGTCTCGACCGTCGATGACCCCCTTCTCGGCGAGAAACCGGTCGTCCCCGGCGACCACTGCATGTTCGTCGGCACCGACGAGGAACGCGAGGCGCACTACCTCTGCGGCCTCCTGAACTCCGCGCCGTACCAGCGCTGTCTGCGCGATATCTCTTCGGGGGGAAAATCGAGCCTCTCGAAATCGACCGTCTCCAGACTGGCGACGCCCGAGTGGGAGGGCACGGAGCGACAGGCCGCCCTCGCAGAGGCGTCGATGCGAGCCCACCGAATCGTCCCCGACCACGTCGACTGCTCGAAGCGAGCGTACAACGCGAAGACCGTCCCGGAACTCGACGCCGCGCAGGCGCGGGTCGACCGACTCGCCGAGCGGTTTCTGGCCGCCCGCGACGACCAATGAGTAATTCTTAAGTCCGGCGACGGCGCTACGAGTAGATGGACCGCCCTTAGCTCAGACTGGTAGAGCAGCCGACTGTAGATCGGCTTGCCCCCCGTTCAAATCGGGGAGGGCGGACTCGTTCTGTCGCCGCCACTACGCGAGCGAAGCGAGCGTACGTGCGGCGATCGTCGTGGCACCCTCGACTCGATTCGAGCAGCGAGCGAACGCGGTGAGCGAGTGAGTTCAAATCGGGGAGGGCGGACTCGTTCTCTCACGCGACCCACACGGCCTGAGCGGCTGAACTCGTCATTCCCGTCCGCCCCACACGTACTTGTCCTCGACCAACTCCACCGTCATGGGTTCGCGCACTCGAATCTGACACGAGAGCCGCGGGTAGCCGAACCGCGCCGCCAGCCTGTCGTGCCAGTGCTCCGGCGCGGGTTCGCCCTCTCTAATCCGAACGCCGCAGGTGGCACAGAGCCCGTTGCCGCCGCAGTTCGCGCGCTCGGTCAGCCGCGTGTACGGCGAGAGGCCGCAGTCGAGCAGGTGGTCTCTGAGCGTCTCGCCGACGGAGGCGAACGTCTCCGTTTCCTCGTTCCCGTGGCGAACGAGGACGCGAACCTCGTCTCGATTCCTGTTCTCATCTCCGCTCGCGCCGTTCCCGTCCCCGTCCCCGTGCCGTTTGTTCACAAACGAGCGTTCGTCCACACCGAACGAAACGGTTCCGGCCGAGAACCGTGCCAATCGCCGTCTCTATACCACGATATATTCAACATATTTCAGTTTAAGGGCCTCCAGTCACAAGTGGGAAGTATGAGCGTCGAAACCACCGCGCCGACGCGCGTCGTCGTCAGAAAGACCATGAACGACCACCACACGATGACCGTCGAAGTCGAGCGGTCGAACGAGACCCGTCACCTCGTCGACTACGCCGACGCCGACCTCCGCGACACCTTGGCGGCGCTTCCGCCGGGGACGACCATCCCGGTATCGCTCTCGCGCGCCGGCGCCCGGTCGAACGTCTGGCGCGTCGAGTCGCTGCACCGCGGGGCATCCGCGGGCGGTCCGGACCGGGCCGCGCCCACGTCGGACTGACGGCGCCGACCGCTCGTCACCCGACGAGTCCCGCCCCGGCGACGCTCTCCACGGCTTCGCAGGCCGTTCTTCTCTTTTCGGCGCGGCAGTTGCTAGAGACTCGCTAGCACGCGTTCTCCTCTCCGTCCTCGTGCGGGAGCGACAGCACCGTCGCCTCGCCGCTCACCGCGACCGCCCCGTCGACGCGGGCCGTCGTCTCCGCGCGGAGGCGGTCGCCGCCCAGTTCCTCGACCACCTCAGCCGTCGCTCGAATCTCGTCGCCCGGCCGGACCGGACGCTCGAAGGTGAGGTCCTGCGAGCAGTAGACGATGTCGCCGGGCAGTCTCGCCATCGCCGCGCTGAGGACGGAGGCGGCTATCATCCCGTGAGCCACCCGGCCGCCGAACAGCGTCTCCGCGGCGTAGGCGTCGTCGAGGTGGATGGGGTTCTCGTCGCCCGAGAGGGCGGCGAACTCGTCGATGGTCGACTCGGTGACGCGGAGCGACGCCTCGGCGGCGTCGCCGACGGTTGCGACCGGCATGCGTGACGGTTCGCGCCCGGGCACTTCGTCTCTGTGACGGATCGAGAACGCGAGAGAGGGCAGTTCGGAAGCACTACCGGTCGTTCACTCGCCGCCGCTTCCGCTCCTGCTCCCGCTCTCGCCTCCGTCGCTCGCGGACTCCGGTTCGGCGTCGCGAGGGGCGGCGCTCGGCTCCCGCGTCCGTCCCCGACGCGGCTTCGACAGGGTGAGAAAGCTCGACGCGAGGAGCGTGACGAGGACGAACAGCACGAGGACGACGAACACGCTCCGCTGTGCGCTCACCATCGCCTCCCGGATAATCTCGGTGAGTTGCCGCTGCACGTCGGGGGACAACCCGTTCACGAACGCCTGTTGCTGCGCCTGTGTCGTCGTCTCCACGGCGTCTTCGAGTTTCACCGCGAGTTGTCGCCGCTCCTCGCCGGTGACCGCCGTCCCGTTCGAGAGCAGCGTCGCCCCCGCGACGACGTCCGAGTAGAACGCGGCGAGTTGGATAGACCCGACGACGGCCGTCCCGAACGCGTACCCGAGTTGGCTCAGCGAGTTGATGACGCCCGAGGAGACGTCCGAGTACGACTCCGGAACGGCCGACATCGTCAGGTCGACTAACTGCCCGGTGAACAGGCCGAGGCCGATACCTATCACCGACATCGGCAGTATCATCCCGGAAACGGTCTGGTCGAGTCCGGTCTGCCCGAGCAGCAAGAGCATGCCGGCGCCGATGAGCACGAGGCCCGCTTGGACGATGCGCTTCTGGGCGGCGTAGCGCCGCCAGCCGGTCGAGACCACCGCCACCACCAGCGTCGCCACCGAAAACGGCAGCAGCGCCACCCCGCTGTCGAACGCCGACAGGCCGAGCGCCGACTGGAGGAACACCGGGACGGTGAACATGAATCCCGACAGGAACAGCGACTCGCTCGCGAACGTCGAGATGCCGGCGGCGAACGTCCGGTTCCGCAGGACGGTCGGCGGGACCAGCGTCGGCCGGTCGCGGCGTTCCTGCCGGAGTTCCCACTGGACGAACAGCACGAGGAGGGCCGCTCCCAGCCCGATGCACCATATCGCGGGCGAGAGCCCGAGCGGTTGGACGAGGGCTCCCTCCACGACGAGCGGGCGCAACGGGCGGACCCAGCCGTAGTGTCCGGCCAGCAGCGACCCGCCGATGACGCCGACGATGCCCAGTATCGACAGGACCGTCCCGCCGACGTCCAACCGGATTCGTCCGTCGCTCGGGTTCGACTCCAAGTATCGCAGGGTCAGCGCGACGATTCCCAACACGACGAAGAACTCGCCGATCAGCCCCCAGCGCCAGCTCGCGTACGTCGTGAGCGTCCCGCCTATCATCGGACCGACGGCGACGCCGACGGCGGTCACCCCGCCGACGGCCCCGAACGCCCTCGCGCGGTCGCTCCCCCGGTAGTTCTCGACGATGAGCGAGTAGGTTATCGGCAGCAACAGCGCCGCGGCCATTCCCTCGATTACCGACCAG
This Halogeometricum sp. S3BR5-2 DNA region includes the following protein-coding sequences:
- a CDS encoding MaoC family dehydratase encodes the protein MPVATVGDAAEASLRVTESTIDEFAALSGDENPIHLDDAYAAETLFGGRVAHGMIAASVLSAAMARLPGDIVYCSQDLTFERPVRPGDEIRATAEVVEELGGDRLRAETTARVDGAVAVSGEATVLSLPHEDGEENAC
- a CDS encoding MFS transporter; translated protein: MSTATNPADEEGSALGGGRKGFRYWAPAVVAASSMFLGVLDSSMMNVAVPAIARDLDTSVSALQGAIAVYSMVMAALIIPGGSLRAAIDTKRLLVATLAVYSVGTLLAGFSWSMAVLFLGWSVIEGMAAALLLPITYSLIVENYRGSDRARAFGAVGGVTAVGVAVGPMIGGTLTTYASWRWGLIGEFFVVLGIVALTLRYLESNPSDGRIRLDVGGTVLSILGIVGVIGGSLLAGHYGWVRPLRPLVVEGALVQPLGLSPAIWCIGLGAALLVLFVQWELRQERRDRPTLVPPTVLRNRTFAAGISTFASESLFLSGFMFTVPVFLQSALGLSAFDSGVALLPFSVATLVVAVVSTGWRRYAAQKRIVQAGLVLIGAGMLLLLGQTGLDQTVSGMILPMSVIGIGLGLFTGQLVDLTMSAVPESYSDVSSGVINSLSQLGYAFGTAVVGSIQLAAFYSDVVAGATLLSNGTAVTGEERRQLAVKLEDAVETTTQAQQQAFVNGLSPDVQRQLTEIIREAMVSAQRSVFVVLVLFVLVTLLASSFLTLSKPRRGRTREPSAAPRDAEPESASDGGESGSRSGSGGE